In the Luteitalea sp. genome, one interval contains:
- the leuD gene encoding 3-isopropylmalate dehydratase small subunit, giving the protein MSSPSPRIQRLTGTMLPLRGHDIDTDRIIPARFLRAITFEGLDQHVFEDDRASTDPSRPHPFDNPAYRGASILVVNRNFGCGSSREHAPQALRGWGIRAVIGESFSEIFFGNSVLLGIPCLTVSAEDASWLMDLAESSSSMAVDVDLEALALTAGDRVVALGMSRAAQEALVSGAWDATNLLLENPEQVKATAARLPYVSGF; this is encoded by the coding sequence ATGAGCTCTCCCTCTCCTCGCATCCAACGCCTGACGGGCACGATGCTGCCGCTCCGAGGCCACGACATAGACACGGACCGTATCATCCCGGCGCGGTTCTTGCGCGCGATTACGTTCGAGGGTCTCGATCAGCACGTATTCGAGGACGACCGTGCGTCGACCGATCCGAGCCGCCCGCATCCGTTCGACAACCCGGCGTACCGCGGGGCATCGATCCTCGTCGTGAACCGCAACTTCGGCTGCGGCTCCTCACGTGAGCATGCACCGCAGGCGCTGCGCGGCTGGGGTATTCGTGCCGTGATTGGAGAGTCGTTCTCCGAGATCTTCTTTGGCAATTCGGTCTTGCTTGGCATTCCGTGCTTGACGGTTTCAGCGGAGGACGCGTCCTGGCTGATGGATCTCGCCGAGAGCTCGTCGTCGATGGCCGTCGATGTCGATCTCGAGGCGCTCGCGCTGACCGCCGGTGATCGCGTTGTCGCACTGGGCATGTCGCGCGCCGCGCAAGAGGCCCTTGTCTCCGGCGCGTGGGACGCCACGAACCTGCTTCTGGAGAATCCCGAGCAGGTGAAGGCGACCGCCGCGCGTCTCCCGTACGTCAGCGGCTTTTGA
- a CDS encoding DUF411 domain-containing protein — MLLVSPARIFTRVLLLVSITAVAAMAQKAEKPVPVTVYKTATCGCCAKWNDHLSANGFDVTSKDVEYDALETIKDQHSVPDSMRSCHTAIVGDYVVEGHVPADVVRKLLQERPKVPGIAVPGMPMGSPGMEGFRKDAYDVLTFDAQGKTSVFASR, encoded by the coding sequence ATGTTGCTCGTCAGCCCGGCTCGCATCTTCACGCGTGTCCTGCTTCTCGTTTCAATCACTGCGGTTGCGGCGATGGCCCAGAAGGCGGAGAAGCCCGTTCCCGTTACGGTCTACAAGACCGCTACGTGCGGCTGTTGCGCGAAATGGAACGACCACCTGAGCGCCAACGGCTTCGACGTGACGTCGAAAGACGTGGAATACGACGCGCTCGAGACCATCAAGGACCAGCACAGCGTCCCGGACAGCATGCGCTCCTGCCACACGGCAATCGTTGGTGACTACGTCGTCGAAGGCCACGTTCCCGCCGACGTCGTTCGCAAGCTGTTACAGGAACGGCCGAAGGTGCCGGGCATCGCGGTGCCAGGGATGCCGATGGGATCTCCAGGGATGGAAGGCTTCCGCAAGGATGCCTACGACGTGTTGACCTTCGATGCGCAGGGCAAGACCTCTGTGTTTGCGTCGCGGTAG
- a CDS encoding type II toxin-antitoxin system PemK/MazF family toxin, translating into MKRGELYRVPHPTAAEPKRFRVFVVVSRQTLVDSRLSTVICAPIYSRHDGLSTQVAVGVDEGLKHESSVHCDELVSLPKARLTRFVGRLSPQTLQEVARALQIALDIED; encoded by the coding sequence ATGAAGCGCGGGGAGCTCTACCGCGTCCCCCATCCGACTGCCGCAGAACCGAAGCGGTTTCGCGTGTTCGTAGTAGTGAGCCGCCAGACCCTCGTCGATTCGCGCCTTTCTACCGTGATCTGCGCACCGATATACTCACGGCACGACGGGCTCTCGACGCAGGTGGCCGTTGGCGTTGATGAAGGTCTGAAGCACGAGAGCAGTGTTCACTGCGATGAGCTCGTCAGCCTGCCGAAAGCCAGACTGACACGGTTTGTGGGTCGACTCTCGCCCCAAACGCTCCAGGAGGTCGCACGGGCGCTGCAAATCGCGCTCGATATCGAGGACTGA
- a CDS encoding ribbon-helix-helix protein, CopG family, producing MKVKTSVTLSADLLEAIDREAGKQQSRSEFIESALRTFLGQVRRQARDARELELLNRHADRLNAEAEDVLEYQVIP from the coding sequence ATGAAAGTCAAGACATCGGTGACGCTTTCTGCGGATCTGCTGGAAGCGATTGACCGGGAGGCAGGGAAACAACAGAGCCGTTCCGAGTTCATCGAGTCGGCTTTGAGAACCTTTCTCGGACAGGTGCGTCGCCAGGCACGAGACGCACGTGAGCTCGAGCTGCTGAATCGCCACGCCGACCGCCTCAATGCCGAGGCAGAGGATGTCTTGGAGTATCAGGTGATTCCATGA
- a CDS encoding FtsX-like permease family protein, translating into RAAGFYESIAERLHAVPGVARAALSTHLPLEWINNGERLFVEGVEQGAVRFKRVDPGYFEAFDIPFAAGRGISRRDRGGARRVIVINEALARRLVDVAGMKDAVGQTVNLTCPAYAEEDSIKAPFEIVGVIRSERVDVPWQPDPPVVYVPLAQVPSRGVKLVVRTEPDAASIMPSIREAVGQVDSNLPLGDVATMSQVQARTLSAASRPASVIGAFAFVASLLAALGLYGVLAHAVTLQRGEIGIRMALGAQPRNVLSQVLRSAGSMVAAGLVLGLIGAFALTRVLESLLFQVSPVDPLALAMACVSMIAVGLLAAFVPACRAAGVDPVTVLREQG; encoded by the coding sequence AGCGCGCGGCAGGCTTCTACGAGTCGATTGCCGAGCGACTGCACGCGGTGCCAGGCGTTGCCCGCGCGGCGTTGTCGACGCACCTGCCGCTCGAATGGATCAACAACGGCGAGCGCCTGTTCGTCGAGGGTGTGGAGCAAGGCGCCGTTCGCTTCAAGCGCGTCGATCCCGGGTATTTCGAGGCGTTCGACATTCCCTTTGCAGCCGGCCGCGGCATCAGCCGCCGCGATCGCGGAGGCGCCCGGCGGGTCATCGTCATCAACGAAGCCCTGGCGAGGCGTCTGGTCGACGTCGCTGGCATGAAGGACGCTGTCGGGCAGACGGTGAACCTCACGTGTCCCGCTTACGCAGAGGAAGATTCCATCAAGGCGCCCTTCGAAATCGTCGGGGTGATCCGCAGTGAGCGCGTTGACGTGCCTTGGCAGCCAGACCCGCCAGTGGTCTACGTCCCGTTGGCGCAGGTTCCCTCGCGGGGCGTCAAGCTGGTCGTCCGCACGGAGCCAGACGCGGCATCCATCATGCCTAGCATCCGCGAAGCGGTCGGGCAGGTCGATTCGAACCTCCCGCTCGGAGACGTGGCGACGATGAGCCAGGTGCAGGCGCGGACGCTGTCGGCCGCCAGCCGTCCAGCGTCGGTCATTGGCGCGTTTGCCTTCGTGGCCTCGCTGCTTGCCGCGCTCGGCTTGTACGGTGTCCTGGCGCATGCGGTCACGCTGCAGCGAGGCGAGATCGGCATCCGCATGGCGCTCGGCGCGCAGCCGCGGAACGTCCTTTCCCAGGTGTTGCGGAGCGCCGGTTCGATGGTCGCGGCCGGGCTCGTCCTTGGGCTGATCGGCGCCTTCGCGCTGACCCGAGTCCTCGAAAGCCTGCTGTTCCAAGTGTCGCCCGTCGATCCGCTAGCGCTCGCGATGGCCTGTGTCTCGATGATTGCCGTAGGCCTACTGGCGGCTTTTGTTCCCGCCTGCCGAGCGGCGGGCGTCGACCCGGTGACGGTGCTTCGCGAGCAGGGCTGA
- the leuC gene encoding 3-isopropylmalate dehydratase large subunit has product MGKTLLEKVWDAHTVRTLPTGQTQLFIGLHLVHEVTTPQAFAELRARGWKVRFPERTFATVDHIVPTRDLERPFADEMAEAMLSALEVNCRDFGVPLYGLGDSHQGIVHVIGPELGLTQPGMTIACGDSHTSTHGAFGAVAFGIGTSQVRDVLASQCLALEPLKVRRINVNGVLRRGVYAKDVILEIIRRLGVKGGVGYAYEHAGSTITRMSMDERMTICNMSIEGGARVGYVNPDDTTFAFMEGRPFTPVGEGFDRARQWWRSIASDPDASFDDEVEIDAGRLAPVVTWGLNPGQSVHVDERIPGANSYQPNERSTVSEALSFMGFTGGQAITGTKIDVAFLGSCTNSRLSDLREAARLVAGQKVAPHVKALVVPGSQGVRAAAEQEGLHEVFRHAGFEWRGAGCSMCLGMNPDKLTGREICASSSNRNFKGRMGSPTGRTLLMSPAMVAAAAIAGEVVDVRTMLDAPRRPT; this is encoded by the coding sequence ATGGGCAAGACGCTGCTCGAAAAGGTGTGGGACGCGCATACGGTCCGCACCCTGCCAACCGGTCAAACCCAACTGTTCATCGGGTTACACCTCGTGCACGAGGTGACCACGCCGCAGGCGTTCGCCGAATTGCGCGCTCGCGGCTGGAAGGTGCGCTTCCCCGAGCGCACGTTCGCCACGGTCGACCACATCGTGCCGACGCGCGACCTGGAACGGCCCTTCGCGGACGAGATGGCAGAGGCGATGCTGTCGGCGCTCGAGGTGAACTGCCGTGACTTCGGCGTGCCGCTCTACGGCCTCGGTGATTCACACCAGGGCATCGTCCATGTCATCGGCCCGGAGCTTGGTCTCACGCAGCCTGGGATGACGATTGCCTGCGGCGACTCGCATACCTCCACGCACGGCGCATTCGGTGCCGTGGCCTTCGGCATCGGAACGTCGCAGGTTCGCGACGTGTTGGCATCGCAGTGCCTGGCGCTCGAGCCATTGAAGGTGCGGCGGATCAACGTGAACGGCGTGCTTCGGCGCGGGGTCTACGCGAAGGATGTGATTCTCGAGATCATCCGACGGCTCGGCGTGAAGGGCGGCGTGGGCTACGCCTACGAGCATGCGGGTTCGACGATCACGCGGATGTCGATGGACGAGCGGATGACCATCTGCAACATGTCCATCGAGGGAGGCGCGCGCGTCGGCTACGTCAATCCGGACGACACGACGTTCGCGTTCATGGAGGGGCGCCCATTCACTCCGGTGGGTGAAGGGTTCGATCGCGCTCGCCAGTGGTGGCGCTCGATCGCATCCGACCCTGATGCTTCGTTCGACGATGAGGTGGAGATCGATGCCGGGCGGCTGGCGCCGGTCGTGACATGGGGGCTCAATCCGGGGCAGTCGGTTCACGTGGACGAGCGCATCCCTGGTGCGAACAGCTATCAACCCAACGAGCGCTCCACGGTAAGCGAGGCGCTCTCGTTCATGGGCTTCACGGGCGGGCAAGCCATCACCGGTACGAAGATCGATGTCGCGTTCCTCGGCTCCTGCACCAACTCGCGACTCTCGGATCTCCGCGAGGCCGCGCGCCTCGTGGCAGGCCAGAAGGTGGCGCCACACGTCAAGGCGCTCGTCGTGCCCGGCTCCCAGGGTGTGCGCGCCGCCGCCGAGCAGGAGGGATTGCACGAGGTCTTCAGGCACGCAGGCTTCGAGTGGCGCGGCGCCGGTTGCTCCATGTGTCTCGGCATGAACCCGGACAAGCTGACAGGCCGAGAGATCTGCGCCTCCTCCTCGAACCGCAACTTCAAGGGGAGGATGGGCAGCCCGACCGGGCGTACGCTGCTCATGAGCCCCGCTATGGTCGCCGCGGCGGCAATTGCAGGTGAAGTGGTGGACGTTCGGACGATGCTCGACGCGCCGCGTCGCCCGACCTGA
- a CDS encoding glycosyltransferase, protein MHVAIFTDNDFGKVSGVTTTLQAVLRWRPSDIRIRIYTAADLSRDQPDYLALRSSGVGIPFYRDMKMYVPRFLAFLRHAQMDDLDLVHYTTPGPVGLAAMFVKWRLGIPMIGSFHTQLSEYTALLSGSPRLGSLMREYQRWPYGKCERILVPSEATRALLVAAKLRPEKIRIWTRGVDTERFRPAARSAAMREAWGVTDDRPVLLYVGRLSAEKGLGQVSSLMQALRATGIDYRFVFVGDGPMRRALETACPDAVFTGALSHEDVAVAMASADLFVFPSRTDTLGNVVLEAQASGLPVLVSDEGGPRENMVAGETGFVCAAERATDLISRAVLLARERDQRIAMGRAARAYTLGRSWPRALAPLYQTYRDVTAARLTIPAVSATRAMRAQKG, encoded by the coding sequence ATGCACGTGGCCATCTTCACCGACAACGACTTCGGCAAGGTGTCAGGAGTCACGACGACACTCCAGGCCGTGCTGCGGTGGCGCCCATCGGATATCCGCATCCGCATCTACACGGCGGCGGACCTCTCACGCGACCAGCCGGATTACCTTGCGCTGCGCTCCAGTGGCGTGGGCATTCCCTTCTATCGGGACATGAAGATGTACGTGCCGCGCTTCCTCGCGTTCCTGCGCCACGCGCAGATGGACGACCTCGACCTGGTTCACTACACGACGCCGGGACCGGTGGGCCTTGCGGCAATGTTCGTGAAATGGCGACTCGGGATACCGATGATCGGGAGCTTTCACACGCAGCTCTCCGAGTACACGGCGCTCCTGAGCGGATCGCCCCGTCTTGGCAGCCTCATGCGCGAGTATCAGCGCTGGCCATATGGCAAGTGCGAGCGGATTCTGGTGCCCTCAGAAGCCACTCGAGCGCTGCTCGTCGCTGCAAAGCTGCGCCCCGAGAAGATTCGCATTTGGACACGCGGCGTGGACACGGAGCGCTTCCGGCCAGCGGCACGATCGGCGGCGATGCGTGAGGCGTGGGGCGTGACCGACGATCGACCAGTGCTGCTGTACGTGGGCAGGCTCTCTGCGGAGAAGGGGCTCGGTCAGGTGTCGAGTCTCATGCAGGCGCTGCGCGCCACCGGTATCGACTACCGCTTCGTCTTCGTCGGTGACGGTCCAATGCGTCGCGCCCTCGAGACCGCCTGTCCAGACGCCGTGTTCACGGGCGCGCTCTCACATGAGGACGTCGCGGTCGCCATGGCATCGGCCGATCTGTTCGTCTTTCCGAGCCGGACGGACACGCTCGGCAACGTCGTGTTGGAGGCGCAGGCTTCTGGCCTCCCGGTGCTCGTCTCGGACGAGGGTGGTCCGCGCGAGAACATGGTGGCAGGCGAGACCGGGTTCGTGTGCGCGGCCGAAAGGGCAACCGACCTGATCTCGCGCGCGGTGCTCTTGGCGCGCGAGCGCGACCAGCGCATCGCCATGGGGCGAGCAGCTCGCGCTTACACGCTCGGGAGAAGCTGGCCGCGCGCCCTCGCGCCGCTCTATCAAACGTACCGCGATGTCACAGCGGCTCGCCTGACAATACCGGCGGTCTCCGCGACAAGGGCGATGCGAGCTCAGAAAGGATGA